The DNA sequence CACCAGAAACGGGAATCGGCGACGACCCTGTCGCCGACGGCAATGGTATCGACGCCCTCGCCCAGCGCGATCACCGTGCCGGTCAACTCGTGGCCCGCCGTCGAGGGCGCCCGGCTTATCCATTGGCCGGTGCGGAAATTGTGCAGGTCCGAACCGCAGATGCCGGCGGCATCGACCCTGAGCTTTACCCAGCCGGCATCGGGAATGCCTGGCGCGGCGATGTCCTCGACGCGCAGGTCGCCCGGTCCATAAAGTCGTGCCGCCCTCATCGCGATCGTCTCCGCTAGCCGGCGAGATAGCGGTCGCGGATTTCCGAGACCGCGTTTTCGTGCGAGCTGAAGCCCTCGTAGCGGGCGAGCCTGCGGGCATGCTGCGCCAATTCCGGATACGCGGCCGAGGTGACATAGCCGACCGAGGAGCGCTTGACGAAATCCGTCACCGAAAGCGGCCCGTAGGTTCGCGCCCAGCGGCTGGTCGGCAGCACCGCATTCGGCCCGAGGATGAAGTTGGCAAGGGTCACCGGCGTATGCGGGCCCATGAGGATTTCGGCCGCCTCGGTGATGTGGCCGAGATGCGCGAACGGCTCCTTCGACAGGATTTCCAGATGTTCAGGCGCGTAGTCGTTGATGAAGCGATAGCTTTCCTCCAGCGACGCCGTCAGCACGATGCCGCCGCGCTTTCCGGTCAGCACCGCGCGCGAGAATTCCACACGCTGTTCGGTCATCCGCGACCAGTGGTCGGGAAATGCAGCAAGGGCTGCTTCGGCGACCTTGCGGCTGTGCGTCACCAGATAGGCTGAAGAATCCGGCCCGTGCTCGGCTTCGATCAGCAGATCGAGCGCGGCAAGGCCTCCGTCGACGCTGTCGTCGGCAAAGATGATGGCTTCCGACGGTCCGGCCGGGAGCCCCGTATTGATGATCGAGGACAGCACGCTCTTGGCCGCCACCACCCAGGGACTGCCCGGGCCGACGATCTTGAGCGCCGGCTTCACCGTCTCGGTGCCGTAGGCGACGGCGGCAACGGCTTGCGCGCCGCCGCATTTATAGACGGTTTCGACGCCGGCAAGGCGAGCGGCGACCAGCGTGGCCGCGTCCACCGAACCATCCGAGGTTGGCGGCGTCACGATCGCGATCCGCGGCACGCCGGCAATCACAGCCGGAACCGACGTCATCATCGTCACCGATGGAAAGGCGCCCTTGCCGCGCGGCACGTAGAGCGCGACCGATGCGATGGGCGTATACCGGTCGCCGGCATAGGCGCCCGGCCGGATCTCCTTGAGCCACATGGTCTCCGGCTTCTGCTCCTCATGAAAATGCCTGATATTCTCGATGCCGAACCTGATGCTCTCCACGACTTCCTTCTCGACCTTGTCGAAGGCCGCATCGAACTCCGCTTCCGACACTTTCAGTCCGCCTTCCCTCACATTGGCCTTGTCGAACTCCCTGGCGAAACGGATCAGGGCGGCGTCACCCTCTTCCCTGACGGCCTGGATGATCGGGCGGACCTTTTCGACGAAGGCCGACAGATCGCCTTCGGCGCGTTTCAGCAGACCGGCCCGTTGCGTGGTATTGAGGGATGACAGATCGTGGAAGCTGATGTCGGACATGGGTGCTCCTTCTGTTCAGAGCAATGCGCCGGCCGGTCACATTGCGGAAGACTTTGTTCTCTAACCTGGGCGAGTCGCCTCAGATCGATGCGAGGAAACCGCCATCCACCGGAATGGACTGGCCGGTAATGTAGGCTGAGGCATCCGAAGCAAGGAACACGGCGACGCCGTGCAGATCGCGCAGATCGCCGAAACGATGCTGCGGGATTTTGGCGAGCATGGATTGCCGCCACGCTTCGTCGGCGTAGAACACCTCCGTCATCGCCGTCCTGAAATAGCCCGGGGCGATGGCGTTGACCCTGATGCCAAGCTGCGCCCATTCCGCTGCCAGCGCCCGGGTCATGCCGAGCAGGCCCGACTTGGACGAGCCGTATGGCACCGCCGTCGGAATGCCGACTTCTGAAGTCAACGAGCAGAGGTTGATGATGGCGCCGGGCCGCCCGGCGTCCCGCATCTGCCGTGCCGCCGCCTGGGCGCAGAAGAACGCCCCTTTGAGATTGGTATCGACGATCCGGTCCCACAGCGGCTCGTCAACGTCGAGCGAGGGCCGGACCTCTTCCACTCCGGCATTGTTGACGAGAATGTCGAAGCCGCCAAGCAGGCGGGCTGCCTCGGCGATAACCGTGCGGCACTGGTCGACATCGGTCACGTCAAGCGCAATGGCGTGCGCAACCCCGCCGGCCGCGCGGATGGCCGCCGTCGTCTCGTCAAGCGAGTCCAGGCTACGCGCCGTGACCGCGACGTCGGCGCCGGCCGCGCTCAGCGCCCCGGCGATGCTGCGGCCAATGCCACGGCTGGCGCCGGTGACAAGCGCCTTCCTGCCGGAGAGGTCGAAAAGAGAAGCGTCGCGCATGTGATCCTCCTTGGCCGCTCCATAGCCCAGAGACTACCAGATCGACTTACATATACAAGCATATACAAACAAAGCTGATTGCGATAACGTGACGTCAGCCGCCGCACCAGGATCGCGTAGTTGGCTCTTCATACGAGATGCCACGGGCGGCAGCCCTGTCGCAAATGTCGTAACCTCCCGAAAGCAAGCAGAATTGCCTGGCGTACCCGACACGAAAGTCTGGGTCTGCCGCGCGTGCGGGATATCGGCCATTGAAAGCTATCGTGCCCCTCGAGCCGGCCGCCTTGTCGTGAGAGCCTCGTCCATGAACGAAAGCAGCCCGCCCCGGAGCCTCTATCGCGATACGGCTGGCGGCACCGGCAACTACCCCTCCCTTGCCGGCGCGCAGCGGGCAAGGGTCGCCATTGTCGGCGCTGGCTTGACCGGCCTGTCGACTGCCTTGCATCTGGCGGAAGCCGGCGACGACGTCTGCGTGCTCGAGGCCTATCAGCCGGGATGGGGAGCCTCGGGCAGGAATGGCGGCCAGGTCAATCCCGGCCTCAAATACGATCCCGACACGATCGAAGCCATGTTCGGCCCCGAGCTGGGGTCGCGGATGATCGACTTCTCCTACGGTGCTCCGGATTTCACCTTCAGCCTCATCAAGCGCCTGTCGATCGATTGCGAGGTCCGGCAGAACGGCACCATACGCGCGGCCATCCGGCCGCAGCCGGCAGCCGCGGTGCGGGCCACGGCCAACCAATGCGAGCGGCGGGGGATGCCGGTCGGCTTGCTTGACGCAAAAGCGATGGCGGCGCGAACCGGCACGGACAGATACATGTTCGGCATGTTCGATGCTCGCGGCGGCGACCTCCATCCCTTGAAATACGCGCGTGGCCTGGCGGCCGCCGCGCGGAAGGCCGGCGCGCGGATATTTGGCGGCAGCGAGGTTCTCTCGCTCAGCAGGCAGGCCGGGCGCTGGCTCCTCGAGACCGCAAACGGATCCGTCAGCGCCGAGAAGGTCCTTGTGGCGACGAACGGCTACACGGGAAACTTGTGGCCTGGCCTGGAGCAGTCGCTGGTTCCGGTGTTCAGCGCCATCGCAGCGACCGAACCGCTGTCGCCCACGGTCGCGGCCGCAATTCTTCCCGAAAGGCCGGTCGTCTACGAAGCCGGCAACATCACCGTCTATTACCGCATCGACGTCCAGAACCGGCTCCTCATGGGCGGACGGGGACCGATGAGGCCCATCGGCGATGCTTCCGCCATCCGCTATCTCACCGACTATGCGCTACGGCTCTGGCCGGCGCTTGCTGGAGCGGGGTGGACACATGGCTGGAACGGCCGGGTCGCGGTCACCAAGGACCATCTTCTACACGTTCACGAGCCGGAAGACGGCGTGCTGATCTGCCTTGGCTACAATGGCCGCGGTGTTGCCATGGCCTCGGCGATGGGCGATGCGCTGGCAAACCGCCTTCGCGGCGACGAGACCACTGCCTTCCCGATGCCGATATCGGGGCTGAAGCCAATCCGGCTCCACCGCTTCTGGCCGCTTGGCGTCAGGGCGGCGATCCTTTCGGGCCGGGTGAAGGACCGGTTCGGCCGATAACGGAAGAGCACGCCGCTATGCTCCGGTCTTGGCATCGGACAATCTTCGGGCGTGGTCGTCCATGCATGCGGAGCATCAGCGCCCGCTGATTGCGACCGGTGCACTGCAGGTCGCCCTGCGGCGCGCAGGCGCGTTCAACGGCCGGGCTTCAGCCAAGCGCTTCAGCGCGCCAGCGGTCGGAGCGGGATATGTTCCGAGCACGCTACTCGGCGGCTATCCTGGCGCGCTGCCGGCCGAAGAGCGCCAGACCGACATCGTCCACGGCGAGGCCAATGCGGGTCTGGATCGCTTCGGATGCCAGCACGCCATCAGCGAAATCTTTCTCCGAGGCGTATATGGCCGTCGGCAGCGCAAAGGCTTCGAAAAAGCCGAACAGCGGCCGCAGCTGATGCTCGACGATCAATGCATGGCGATCGCCGCCGCCGGTCGCCGCCAGCAGCACCGGCTTGCCCCTGAGGGCCGCCGGATCGACTAGATCGAAGAAATGCTTGAACAGCCCGGTATAGCTGCCTTTGTAGGTGGGCGAGCCGACCACCAGGACATCGGCGGTCAGGATCCGCTCGAGGACGGCGCGGGCCTGCTCGTCCAGGTCCCGAGTGGCTTTGGCATTGCCAAGGCTGGGACCGAGATCGACGATGTCATGGGTGCTGGCGGCGAGGCCGTATCGTCCGGCGATCTCCGTCACGATATGGTCCACGAAGCCACGGGTCTTGGAGGGCCGCGTGAAATTGCCGGAGAAGCCGACAATGGCCGGATTGGTCATGATGGATGCCCTGTGATCTTTTCGAACCAGTTTGCCAATGCCCATAGTTTTTATAGACATTACTGCCGAACAAAAGGAATTCACGGTCGCCGTGGGACGAAATCGGAAAAGATTTTTCTCCCGGGAGCCAGATCGCCCGCCTGCATGCCGGATGATGACGTCACCCGATCCAGATGCACTTGGCAGCCGTCCCACGCGAAGGGCGATGCGACCGGTGGCGAAAAGGGGGACCATCACCGTTTGTTCGGAACCTGATCGCCCGGCGGCTGTTTTCCGTTCAGCCAAATACGGAGGAAGCCATGGCACGCGACAGAACCGAATATGAAACGGGCGCACGGAAGTATCCCGCCAGGACCGGCCCGGATCCGAACGATGATTTCTCGGTTGACGCAGCGGGCAACAAGCCGCCGGCAGGCGGAATGGGGCTTACGCGACCGGCGGATCAGACAAATGAAGAGACACACCAGTCAGAAGGACAGAACCCGCCTCCCAAGGCGACGCCCAGCCCCGCAACGGAGAAGACATCCGGCGCGGGTCCGGCGATCTCCGAGCACTCGAAGGACGCGAAGGCTCCAAGGTCGGGCCGCCAACCCGGCGCCTATGTCAAGGACTGACGCGGACGGGGGCGATACCTTCTGACAAGCCATGCGCCGCGCAGACCGCCGGTCTGCCGCGCGTTGAACTTTCTTCAGCCGAGGAGACGACCATGCAGACGAAGTCACAAACGGCCGGTGAAGTCGCCAAGCAGCGCCATATCCAGCGCGGGATCGATGCCAAGGACAAATCGAAGCGCAACGGAAAGGCGGAGCACGCCATGCAGGCAGGCGCGCGCCCCTATCCCGAGCCGCCCTTCCCCAAGCAACATCAGGCGAAACCCGGGCATGAAGCGACGATCGAGCCTGCTCCGCTCTACGATGCACCCTACTATGTCGGATCAAAGAAACTCGAAGGGAAGGTGGCTCTCATCACTGGTGGCGATTCGGGTATCGGCCGCGCGGTCGCGGTTTTGTTCGCTCGCGAAGGCGCCGACATCGCAGTCGTCTATCTGGCCGAGGACAGGGATGCCGAGGAGACAAAATCCGCTGTCGAAAAAGAAGGCCGACGCTGCATCCTGTTGAAGGCCGACGTCAGTGAACGCCAGGACTGCCACGATGCCGTGGCGACCACGGTCGAAACATTCGGCCGCATCGACGTGCTGGTCAACAACGCCGCCTTCCAGATCCATTCCAGCGACTTCGGCAACCTGACCGAAGAACATTTCGACACGACGCTGAAGACCAATCTCTATGGCTATTTCCATATGGCGCAGGAAGCCGTGCCCCACATGAAGCCGGGCTCGGCGATCGTCAACACGGGTTCGGTTACCGGCATAGAAGGCTCGAAGCAGCTGGTCGACTATTCGATGACCAAGGGCGGCATCCATGCCTTCACGCGCGCGCTTTCGGGCAACCTCATCGCCAAGGGCATCAGGGTGAACGCGGTCGCGCCTGGCCCGGTGTGGACGCCGCTCAATCCGTCCGACAAGGAAGCCGACGACGTCTCGAAATTTGGCGCCGACACGCCGATGAAACGGCCGGCCCAACCGGAGGAACTGGCTCCCGCCTATGTCTTCCTCGCCTCCCCGCACTGCTCGAGTTACATCACCGGCGAGATCCTGCCGATCGTCGGCGGCTACTGAGGTCAGCGCAATGTATTTCATTGCCCTGGCGACCGACTATGACGGGACGCTCGCACATGACGGGACGGTCTCCAACAAGACGCTCGCGGCACTGGAGCGGTTCAAGAAAAGTGGCCGCAAACTGCTTCTGGTCACTGGCCGCGAGTTGCCCGACCTCAAGCGCGTGTTTCCCGATGTCGGCCTGTTCGACAAGGTCGTCGCCGAAAACGGCGCCTTGATCTACACACCGGCTAGCGAGGAAGAGCGGGCGATCTCACCATCGCCGGAGCCCGAATTCGTCGCCAGGCTGAAAAAGCAGGGGGTGAAGCCACTTTCCGTGGGGCGGTCGATCGTCGCCACCTGGGAACCGCATCAGGCGACCGTGCTCGAGGTCATCAAGAAGATGGGGCTCGAACTCGAAATCATCTTCAACAAGGGCGCGGTGATGATCCTGCCGAGCGGCGTCAACAAGGCCACCGGTCTGGCGGCCGCGCTCGAGGACCTTCACCTGTCGCCGCACAATGTTGTGGGTATCGGCGACGCCGAGAACGATCACGCCTTCCTGAAGGCCTGCGGCTGCAGCGTTGCGGTCGACAATGCCATTCCCGCGGTCAAAAGCACCGCGGACCTGGTTACGCGCGGCGCACGCGGCAAAGGCGTCGAGGAACTGATCGCCAAGCTGATAAAAAGCGACCACGGGATCGTGCCGAAGCGTCATGGCGGGATTGTTCTGGGATCGTCCGGTGGCGATGACATCTATCTGTCGCCGACCGAAAGCGTGCTCATCGCCGGCAGTTCGGGCATCGGCAAATCCACTTTGGCCACCGCACTGACGGAACGCTTCGTCGACAGCCAATTTCAGTTTTGCGTCTTCGACCCGGAGGGTGACTATGACGGCCTCGAGGGCGCCGTTCGGCTGGGGGATGCATCGAGCGCGCCGACAAAGGCGCAGGTGCTCGACCTGATCGCCAAGGCCGACAGCAATGTCGTCGTCAACGGGCTGGCGCTGCGTGTCAACGAACGGCCAGACTTCTTTGCCGACCTGCTGCCTGACCTTGGCAGTTTCCGTCGCCGCACCGCAAGGCCGCATTGGCTGGTCATCGACGAAGCGCACCATCTTCTTCCGAAGCGGCGCGACGACACCCGCGCCGTGCTCTCCCTGGAACTGCCGGGCACGATCCTGATCACCGTCCATCCCGAGGCGATTTCGACCGACGCCCTGCGCCTGATGACGGCCGTCATCGCCCTTGGCCCGAAGGCGAAGGACGTGGTGAAGACCTTCTGCCATGAGACCGGCATCGAGCCGCCGAAGGACATTCCCACGCCCAAGGGCGATCGGGTTCTGTTCTGGCGGCCGGGGGCGCGCAAAAAACTCACGACGGTCAAGGTCATAGAACCTCGCCAGTCGCTCAAGCGCCACAGCCGTAAATATGCCGAGGGTCAACTCGATGAGACCGGCAGCTTCTATTTCCGCGGTCCCGACGACGCGATGAACCTCAGGGCCCATAATCTGATGATCTTTGCTCAGATGGCCGAAGGCATAGACGACAAGACCTGGGAGTTCCATTTGCGCGCGGGCGACTATTCGAAATGGTTCCGCCACCAGATCAGGG is a window from the Mesorhizobium australicum WSM2073 genome containing:
- the hisD gene encoding histidinol dehydrogenase; amino-acid sequence: MSDISFHDLSSLNTTQRAGLLKRAEGDLSAFVEKVRPIIQAVREEGDAALIRFAREFDKANVREGGLKVSEAEFDAAFDKVEKEVVESIRFGIENIRHFHEEQKPETMWLKEIRPGAYAGDRYTPIASVALYVPRGKGAFPSVTMMTSVPAVIAGVPRIAIVTPPTSDGSVDAATLVAARLAGVETVYKCGGAQAVAAVAYGTETVKPALKIVGPGSPWVVAAKSVLSSIINTGLPAGPSEAIIFADDSVDGGLAALDLLIEAEHGPDSSAYLVTHSRKVAEAALAAFPDHWSRMTEQRVEFSRAVLTGKRGGIVLTASLEESYRFINDYAPEHLEILSKEPFAHLGHITEAAEILMGPHTPVTLANFILGPNAVLPTSRWARTYGPLSVTDFVKRSSVGYVTSAAYPELAQHARRLARYEGFSSHENAVSEIRDRYLAG
- a CDS encoding SDR family NAD(P)-dependent oxidoreductase, which encodes MRDASLFDLSGRKALVTGASRGIGRSIAGALSAAGADVAVTARSLDSLDETTAAIRAAGGVAHAIALDVTDVDQCRTVIAEAARLLGGFDILVNNAGVEEVRPSLDVDEPLWDRIVDTNLKGAFFCAQAAARQMRDAGRPGAIINLCSLTSEVGIPTAVPYGSSKSGLLGMTRALAAEWAQLGIRVNAIAPGYFRTAMTEVFYADEAWRQSMLAKIPQHRFGDLRDLHGVAVFLASDASAYITGQSIPVDGGFLASI
- a CDS encoding NAD(P)/FAD-dependent oxidoreductase: MNESSPPRSLYRDTAGGTGNYPSLAGAQRARVAIVGAGLTGLSTALHLAEAGDDVCVLEAYQPGWGASGRNGGQVNPGLKYDPDTIEAMFGPELGSRMIDFSYGAPDFTFSLIKRLSIDCEVRQNGTIRAAIRPQPAAAVRATANQCERRGMPVGLLDAKAMAARTGTDRYMFGMFDARGGDLHPLKYARGLAAAARKAGARIFGGSEVLSLSRQAGRWLLETANGSVSAEKVLVATNGYTGNLWPGLEQSLVPVFSAIAATEPLSPTVAAAILPERPVVYEAGNITVYYRIDVQNRLLMGGRGPMRPIGDASAIRYLTDYALRLWPALAGAGWTHGWNGRVAVTKDHLLHVHEPEDGVLICLGYNGRGVAMASAMGDALANRLRGDETTAFPMPISGLKPIRLHRFWPLGVRAAILSGRVKDRFGR
- the msuE gene encoding FMN reductase — its product is MTNPAIVGFSGNFTRPSKTRGFVDHIVTEIAGRYGLAASTHDIVDLGPSLGNAKATRDLDEQARAVLERILTADVLVVGSPTYKGSYTGLFKHFFDLVDPAALRGKPVLLAATGGGDRHALIVEHQLRPLFGFFEAFALPTAIYASEKDFADGVLASEAIQTRIGLAVDDVGLALFGRQRARIAAE
- a CDS encoding SDR family oxidoreductase; the encoded protein is MQTKSQTAGEVAKQRHIQRGIDAKDKSKRNGKAEHAMQAGARPYPEPPFPKQHQAKPGHEATIEPAPLYDAPYYVGSKKLEGKVALITGGDSGIGRAVAVLFAREGADIAVVYLAEDRDAEETKSAVEKEGRRCILLKADVSERQDCHDAVATTVETFGRIDVLVNNAAFQIHSSDFGNLTEEHFDTTLKTNLYGYFHMAQEAVPHMKPGSAIVNTGSVTGIEGSKQLVDYSMTKGGIHAFTRALSGNLIAKGIRVNAVAPGPVWTPLNPSDKEADDVSKFGADTPMKRPAQPEELAPAYVFLASPHCSSYITGEILPIVGGY
- a CDS encoding HAD-IIB family hydrolase, with translation MYFIALATDYDGTLAHDGTVSNKTLAALERFKKSGRKLLLVTGRELPDLKRVFPDVGLFDKVVAENGALIYTPASEEERAISPSPEPEFVARLKKQGVKPLSVGRSIVATWEPHQATVLEVIKKMGLELEIIFNKGAVMILPSGVNKATGLAAALEDLHLSPHNVVGIGDAENDHAFLKACGCSVAVDNAIPAVKSTADLVTRGARGKGVEELIAKLIKSDHGIVPKRHGGIVLGSSGGDDIYLSPTESVLIAGSSGIGKSTLATALTERFVDSQFQFCVFDPEGDYDGLEGAVRLGDASSAPTKAQVLDLIAKADSNVVVNGLALRVNERPDFFADLLPDLGSFRRRTARPHWLVIDEAHHLLPKRRDDTRAVLSLELPGTILITVHPEAISTDALRLMTAVIALGPKAKDVVKTFCHETGIEPPKDIPTPKGDRVLFWRPGARKKLTTVKVIEPRQSLKRHSRKYAEGQLDETGSFYFRGPDDAMNLRAHNLMIFAQMAEGIDDKTWEFHLRAGDYSKWFRHQIRDKDLARETAEAEKDSKLSADESRKRVLDAVRRRYTAPATAPEA